From a region of the Gossypium raimondii isolate GPD5lz chromosome 10, ASM2569854v1, whole genome shotgun sequence genome:
- the LOC105778549 gene encoding protein DMP2: MTSSSSNSSISDKTFTGFGNLIKLLPTGTVFAFHFLNPVLTNNGQCSPVNKVFTSILIALCGFSCAFSCFTDSYKGSDGSVYYGIVTINGLLPFSGSSSGSVNLSSYKLRLADFVHAFFSVIVFAVLSLLDSNTVQCFYPSFESTEKALLMSLPPVIGVISSTIFMAFPNTRHGIGYPSADSSNSNSDNS; encoded by the coding sequence ATGACTTCTTCCTCATCGAACTCCTCAATCTCAGATAAAACATTTACGGGTTTCGGCAACCTCATCAAGCTCCTTCCTACAGGAACTGTCTTCGCTTTCCATTTCCTTAACCCTGTCTTGACCAACAACGGACAGTGCAGCCCTGTGAACAAGGTCTTCACCAGCATCCTCATTGCTCTTTGCGGGTTTTCTTGTGCTTTCTCTTGCTTCACTGATAGTTACAAAGGCAGTGATGGTTCGGTTTATTACGGTATCGTCACCATCAACGGTCTTTTGCCGTTTTCGGGTTCAAGTTCGGGTTCGGTTAACTTGTCCAGCTACAAGCTGAGGCTTGCTGACTTCGTTCATGCGTTCTTCTCGGTCATTGTGTTTGCTGTCTTGTCTTTGTTGGATTCTAATACCGTACAATGCTTTTATCCGTCTTTCGAATCGACTGAGAAGGCTTTGCTCATGAGTTTGCCGCCGGTTATCGGAGTGATTTCCAGCACGATCTTCATGGCATTCCCTAACACACGCCATGGGATAGGCTACCCTTCAGCTGATTCCTCCAACTCTAATTCAGACAATTCCTaa